AAATTTTTATCCATCAGCTTGCACCTATGAATTTTGTAGCTGAAGTTGTAAATTTTGAAAATATCCCTTATCCAGCGAGCGCCATTTTTACTATCTCTGGCGAGGTTTTAAAGATAAATTATGAAAAATTTGAAGCACAATTTTTAACAAAGCCAGAAATTTGCATGAAATTTCTAAAATCAATGGCTCAAAAGATAAGAATAACTACAAATTTACTCCACCAGGAACTAATACTTAGCTCCGAAGAGAAGGTGGCTAGGTTCATTTTAAATCACGAAGATCTATTTAATGAGCTAAAGCATACAAAAATTTCATCAATACTCAATATGACTCCAGAAACTTTTTCGAGAATTTTAAATAAATTTAAAACAAATGGTTTGGTTAAACTTGATGAGAAGAACCAAATTCTGGAAAAAGATGTAGGTGGCCTACAAGAAATTTATTCTTATTGAAAGTTAATATCAAATAAATATTTTCATTTACTTAAAGAAAAAATTTATATTTTTTTGGATAACATTCACCTAAAATTTTCGTAAAAATTTACGATATATTGATAAATTCAGGAGGAAATTTTGGCTGAAGTTAAGAAGAAATTTTTTGTTTGGTCATCTGTTGTTATCGGCATTGTGATCGGACTTATTGCGTCTATGGGTATAGCTGATGTACTTCATGCGACTGGTAGTGGATTTGTCTGTACCATGTGTCACACGATGGATCCTATGATGCTGCAATATCATGAAGATGTACATGGTGGCAATAACAAGCTTGGCATAAAAGCTGAATGTTCAGCCTGTCACCTGGACCACACAAGTGCCTATACCTATGTACTTACAAAACTTAAAGTATCGATAAATGATGGCTATAAGACATTTTTTACAGATACAGACAAGATCGACTGGCTTAAAAAACGCGAGCATGCATCTCACTTTGTCTATGATAGTGGTTGTATGACTTGCCACTCAAATTTAAAAAATGTTATTCAAGCTGGTAAATCATTCTTGCCACATAGAGATTATTTCGTTCTTGGAAATCCTAATAAGAAATCATGTGTTGATTGCCATGAGCATGTTGGCCACAAGGATTTAGGACTACAAATGGATAAATTTGAAGCAATTAAAAAACAAGAAAACAATAAAACCAAGTAAGGAGGAGAGATGTTTAAAAAGTCGCTAATGTTATTAGCCTGTCTAATGTCTTTTGGCTTTGCCGCAAACATGGATGCAAATAAATCTGACGCTTTAAACCTTAATGTTGTAAAAAACATTAAAGTTGCTCACAAAATGTCAGACTTATCAAAAAGCTGTGTTGAGTGCCACGCTAAAGAGACACCCGGCATAGTTGCCGATTGGAAAAATAGTCGCCACGCTCACGTTGGCGTAAGTTGTATGGATTGCCACTCTGTAAATGCAGATAATCCTATGGCTTCAGTTAAGGTGCATCCAAAAGATTCTAACAACCATGTTTCAATGCTAGTTAGCCCAAAAACTTGTGCTAAGTGCCACGAAAACGAAGTTGATGAACTAGTAAAGAGCGGTCACGCAAGAGCTGCTATGCAAATGTATGCTAACCCTGCGATGGTAAAACTAATGTATCACTATGAAGGTATGGATCATCCAGAATACAAAATGGCTCCAGATGCCACTGGTTGTTCTCAGTGCCACGGAACCGTCATCAAACTAGACGCTGATCACAAACCTACAAAAGAGACTTGGCCAAACTATGGTATAGGCAATGTTTATCCTGATGGTGGCGTAGGTAACTGTAAATCATGTCACAGCGCGCACACATTTAGCGTAGCTGAAGCTAGAAAACCAGCTGCTTGTGCGTCTTGTCACCTTGGACCTGATCACCCAGATATTGAGATATTCAACAACTCAATGCACGGACATATCTACAACAGCGAAGCTCACAAATGGAACTTTGATGCTGCTCCTGATACATGGGATGTACCAGACTTTAGAGCTCCAACTTGTGCAGCTTGTCATATGAGCGGTGTTGGTGAAACAACAACAACTCACAACGTTTCAAGAAGACTAAAATGGAACCTATGGGGCATCAGTAGTAAGCTAAGAACAGCTGGTGATGAACAAGCTGCTGTTGTTTACGAAAAAACTGGCAAACTAACCATAGGAACACCTCTAGCAGGTCACCCAAGTGGCGATCCTGAAAAAGCACGTGCTGAGATGAAACTAGTTTGTAAAGCTTGCCACTCTACAACTCACACAGATAACTTCTTCATTATGGGTGATAAACAAGTAGAGCTTTATAACGTTTATAGCGCTGAAGCAACTAAGATGCTTGAAGAGTTGAAAGCTAAAAACCTACTACTAGAAGATGCTTGGTCAGATGAATTCCAAGATGTCTATTATCATATGTGGCACCATGAAGGTCGTCGTATGAGACAAGGCGCTCTAATGGGCGGTCCTGACTATTCACACTGGCATGGTGTATTCGAAGTTAAGAACGACATTAGAAAACTTCGCAAAATCTATAAAGAAAGAATTGAATCTGGCAAAGTCCAGTAATCTTTTTTAAGGTGGGAGTTTTCCCACCTTTTTATTTTTAAATTCCAAATTTTATCTTTTAGTTATTATCCTAAGGCAAATATCTTTTAATAATTATTTTTGTAAATTTAAATTATAAAATCATACGGCTTAGCACTACAAATTGTTCTAAATAATTAATAAAATTTATAATGTAAATTTAAAAATATAAAATATAATCCTTGTTTTCAAGGAGATATTTTGGGACTTTTTCGGATTATTATTGGGGCATTTATCTTTAGTGTTTTTACAAATTTATACTCATATAAACGTTTTATAAAAAAGGTATCTTTTTTTACTCCACATCTTAAAAAAATTCGTATATTTTTCTATGTTATTAGTGTGCTCGAGTTTGTATTTGTTCTTCAACTAAGATTTTCTTTTTTAAATATAGAACTCTATCTGATAGCAGGAACGCTCATTGGTTTTTCTCTATTTTTATTTGGCGTTAGTTTATTTTATGATGTTGTTAGATCTATTTGCTCAAAAGCTCATTTTAATTCCACGAGACGAAAATTTATTAAATTTTGCTTTGATGTGACATTTGTCATTTTTGTAGTTGCTTGCTTTTTGAAAGGAATTTTTAACGCACTTACTCCGCCAAAGATCAGACAAGTTAGTATAAAAATAAAAAATTTACAAAATGATCTAAAAATAGCCATGATAACCGATGTGCACATTGGCGAGTTTTTGCAAAAGGATTTTGTGGCTGAGCTTGTGAAAGAGATAAATTTAGCTAGACCAGACCTGGTGGTGATAGTTGGCGACTTGGTCGATATGAGAGCTGAACTTATAGGGGATTTTTTAGATCCATTAAAAAATCTTAAAAGCACCTATGGCACCTTTTATGTCCCTGGCAATCACGAATACTACCACGGAGTTGATGGGATACTAGAAAAAATTCGCGCTCTTGGCATTAGGATACTTGGTAATAAAAATGAAAAAATAGCTGGTATAAATTTGGCAGGGGTTTATGATCTAGCTGGCATAAGATTTAAAAATTTAGAGCCAAATTTAGACGAATCGCTAGCAGGATGTGACCCAAATTTGCCGATTATCCTACTATCTCATCAGCCAAAATTTATAAAAACTATGCAAAAAGATGTTGATCTAGTTCTTTGCGGACACACGCATGCTGGGCAAATTTTTCCTTTTAGTATCCTTGTTTTGCTGGATCAAGGTTTTTTACATGGGCTTTATAAGATTAATGATAAAATGCAAGCTTATGTTAGTAGCGGTGCAGGATTTTGGGGACCTCCGGTTAGGATCTTTGCTCCTAGTGAGATCGCTATTTTAAATTTAAGCAAGGACTAAAATGAACAAGGACAATCTCTTTTCTCAATTTTTTGGCAAGGTTGCTAAATTAAACTTTTTCAAGCCGCTTCAAGAGCTTATCAACTCCTTTTATGTAAAGCTATTTAAGATCGACATGAGTGAGTTTAAGCCAGCAAGTGAGTATAAAAATTTAAACGAACTTTTCACTAGGGAGCTTATAAAGCCAAGAGAATTTGACGCAGCAGATGAGATATTTATAAGTCCTGTTGATGGTACCTGCCTTAGTTTTGGCACCACGAAAGAGCTAGAAGCTTTTAGCATAAAAGGCATGAACTACGGTGTGAAGGAGCTTTTGGGGCAGGGCGAGCTTGATGGCGAGTTTGACTTTGCCAACATATATCTTAGCCCAAAAGACTATCATCACTATCATACACCTTGCGATATTACGATAAAAAAAGCGGTCTATATCCCTGGTAAGCTTTACAGCGTGGCAGTAAAATGGCTTGGCAAGGTCGATAGCCTTTATACCAAAAACGAGCGTGTGGCGCTACTTTGCGAGATGAAAAATGGCAAAAAACTTTGGCTAGTCTTCGTGGGTGCGCTAAACGTTGGTAAGATGAAATTTTGCTTTGATGAGCGTATCCAGACAAATGCGATGGCAAATTTTACGCAAATTTATGAATATGAAAATTTACACATCAAAAAGGGTGAGCGTCTTGGAAATTTCGAGCTTGGCTCAACCATCGTCATACTTAGCGAAAAAGATGCGATCGAGTACAACCTCTTTGAAAACAAAGAGCTTAAATTTGCTGAAGCTATCGGTAGGATAAAAGAGTAAATTTGATCCAGGGCTAGCCTGATGTCAAATTTACAGGCTAGTTAAATTTCTATTTTTACCTAAGCCACTTTGAAAACAAATTTGATCTACTGGCAGCTTAGATCAATTCAAAAACCTACAAATCCTTAGCCAGAATTTGATTAAAATAGTTTTGCTAAAACGCAAGTCACTTTAAATCAAAGCGGCAAATTTCCCAGCAAAAATTTAAATTTTATCTCACGTAAATTTACTAAAGATACAAGCCTATAAATTTAGTTTAAATTTATAGGCTAAGCAAAAACTCAAACCTTAAATTTTATAAACTTAAAGTTGTTCTTTAGTTCATTTTGGGTCGAATTTATCTCGCTAAGCTCTGATTTTACGAAGTTTGTAAGCTCTATCTTGCTCACGCTTGGAGATAGGATTTTTATATACTCTTTTTGATTTTTAAGCTCCAAGTTGTTGCTAAAAAGTATCACTCTAGCATCTAGTTTTAGTCCCGATCTAAGCTCAGATATCGTGGCTATTAGCTCTTTTATATCAAAGCCCTCCGCTGTTTCATCCACAAGCGCTAGCGAGCAAGGTTTTGTCTTTATCTTTATCAAAAGCTCGCTAAAGCTATTTGCGATCTCAAGCGTGTTTTGAAACTCGCCAAGAGCGCCAGCAAATATCTTATTTTCAAGCTTCGTGCTCTTGTAAATCACTATATTTTCATTTTTGCTAAAGTATCTATTCTCTTTGCTTGGCTTATAGTTTTTGATAAATTTAGGCAAAATTTGATTTAGATCATCTTTGCTAAAAGGCTTTCTGATCTTCTCATCAAAAGCAGGTAGCAGCTCTCTTTCAGGGATATTTGAGGTGTTTGAGACCACAGCGACTAAATTTATCTTCTCTTCTTGAAGCGATCTTATCTCTTTTACGAAATTTGCCACGCCATTTTCAAAAAATGAAGCGTCGATAAAAACAGCGTTAAACCTATTTAAAAGTAGTGCTTGCTTAAGCTCTTTATGACTGCTAACGCCTATGACTTCGCAGTCTAAGAAACTAAAAGCGCGCGAAAACATCTCAAGGCTAAGTGGGTTTTTGTCGCAAAGCAAAAAGAGCACCTTCTCTTCAGCCAAGCTCTCGCCCCTATTTTTCTCCATATAGACAAGCCGCGCAACGCTAAGTGGAGTTAGTGGATCTTTTAACAAGACCACATTTTTTATATTTATATTTTTACTCGCACTCTGCCTTGCAAAGACGATATCGTAGTTTTTCGCTAGTGCTTGGTTGTTTGAGATGATATTTTGAAACCTAAGCCCCATATCTTCTAAAGTAGCTGCGAAAAATTCATTATATTTTGCATTTATATCAGGCAGATACGCGATCCTTAGCTCGTGATTTAGGCTGAAATTTTGCAGTTTTTGCACCTTTTTTAGACTGAGGATAAATTTAAACTCATTACCAGCTCCGCCTAGCGTGCTTATGTCAAGGCTTGAGTTAAAAAGCTTTAGATAAAAGCTAGCAAGTCTTAGATAAAACTCGCTCTCTTCGTCATTTATCTCGCTTTCATCTTCTGCGCTTAAAGCCTTTATCTGTTCTTCATTTATGAAAATTTGATTTGTCCTTATCTTTGTTTCGATGAGCAAAAGACCACTTTGGCTAAGAGCGTCGCTGACATTTTTTATCTCCACTATCAA
This genomic stretch from Campylobacter concisus harbors:
- a CDS encoding metallophosphoesterase codes for the protein MKGIFNALTPPKIRQVSIKIKNLQNDLKIAMITDVHIGEFLQKDFVAELVKEINLARPDLVVIVGDLVDMRAELIGDFLDPLKNLKSTYGTFYVPGNHEYYHGVDGILEKIRALGIRILGNKNEKIAGINLAGVYDLAGIRFKNLEPNLDESLAGCDPNLPIILLSHQPKFIKTMQKDVDLVLCGHTHAGQIFPFSILVLLDQGFLHGLYKINDKMQAYVSSGAGFWGPPVRIFAPSEIAILNLSKD
- a CDS encoding cytochrome c3 family protein; translation: MAEVKKKFFVWSSVVIGIVIGLIASMGIADVLHATGSGFVCTMCHTMDPMMLQYHEDVHGGNNKLGIKAECSACHLDHTSAYTYVLTKLKVSINDGYKTFFTDTDKIDWLKKREHASHFVYDSGCMTCHSNLKNVIQAGKSFLPHRDYFVLGNPNKKSCVDCHEHVGHKDLGLQMDKFEAIKKQENNKTK
- a CDS encoding phosphatidylserine decarboxylase, producing MNKDNLFSQFFGKVAKLNFFKPLQELINSFYVKLFKIDMSEFKPASEYKNLNELFTRELIKPREFDAADEIFISPVDGTCLSFGTTKELEAFSIKGMNYGVKELLGQGELDGEFDFANIYLSPKDYHHYHTPCDITIKKAVYIPGKLYSVAVKWLGKVDSLYTKNERVALLCEMKNGKKLWLVFVGALNVGKMKFCFDERIQTNAMANFTQIYEYENLHIKKGERLGNFELGSTIVILSEKDAIEYNLFENKELKFAEAIGRIKE
- a CDS encoding Crp/Fnr family transcriptional regulator, coding for MIEKIPFFQGLSAEDLAKLEAISVVKKYKKGEFLFMEGEEPKWLTFLITGSVKLYKTTANGKEIFIHQLAPMNFVAEVVNFENIPYPASAIFTISGEVLKINYEKFEAQFLTKPEICMKFLKSMAQKIRITTNLLHQELILSSEEKVARFILNHEDLFNELKHTKISSILNMTPETFSRILNKFKTNGLVKLDEKNQILEKDVGGLQEIYSY
- a CDS encoding multiheme c-type cytochrome, with translation MFKKSLMLLACLMSFGFAANMDANKSDALNLNVVKNIKVAHKMSDLSKSCVECHAKETPGIVADWKNSRHAHVGVSCMDCHSVNADNPMASVKVHPKDSNNHVSMLVSPKTCAKCHENEVDELVKSGHARAAMQMYANPAMVKLMYHYEGMDHPEYKMAPDATGCSQCHGTVIKLDADHKPTKETWPNYGIGNVYPDGGVGNCKSCHSAHTFSVAEARKPAACASCHLGPDHPDIEIFNNSMHGHIYNSEAHKWNFDAAPDTWDVPDFRAPTCAACHMSGVGETTTTHNVSRRLKWNLWGISSKLRTAGDEQAAVVYEKTGKLTIGTPLAGHPSGDPEKARAEMKLVCKACHSTTHTDNFFIMGDKQVELYNVYSAEATKMLEELKAKNLLLEDAWSDEFQDVYYHMWHHEGRRMRQGALMGGPDYSHWHGVFEVKNDIRKLRKIYKERIESGKVQ